A region of the Deltaproteobacteria bacterium genome:
TTGTCATTGTCGCCGAATTTTATTTCTTCAACTGCAACCGTGTCATTTTCATTTATAATCGGGATAATGCCATAATTAAAAAGCGTCTTGATTGTGTGCCTTGCATTTTGAAACCTCTTTTTATCTGCAATGTCATCGTGTGTTAAAAGGATTTGTGCAACCTTTTTATTTAAAGGTGCAAACGCCTTTTCATACATTGACATCAAACTTACCTGACCTATTGACGCAATCGCCTGCTTTTCAGAGATGGTCTTTGGCTTTTCATGAAGACCCATCTTTTTCATGCCAATGGCAATAGCGCCTGATGAAACAATGACAACATCCCTCCCGCTCTTTTTAATATCAGAAACTCCTTTTGCAAGGCTGTGAAATACCCTGCTGTCCAAACCTTCGTGATGAGAGCCTGCAAGAACAGCGCTTCCAACCTTGATAATAATGCGGGTTGCCTTGTTTATAATATTTTTTCTTAAATTTGCTTTATCCATAAAATTTCTGGCCCATTGCGTAAGAGTGTTGGTAAAAGAGAGCCGTAAAGCAAACTTAATATAGCATAAGATAAGGCAAAAAAGAAGTTTTCTTGAGTAAAAAATCAGTATGATAAGTGGGGGACGAAAACGACGAAAAGGGGACATTATCACTTTGCAACAACACCCCAATTAATATTTATTGCAAAATCATCTTTCAGTATCAACTACTGCGGCGTTACCACCCTTACACCCTTTGGCACATCAAAGTTAAAAAGGGCATTTTTAAGGTTTACATTGTAACTTGCATCAATAAATCTAACGGATGCGGTATTTCCAAATGGGTCAAAACTCTTTGTAGATTTTACAAAGGCTGTTTTCTTATCAATAATCAGGTGAATTTTTTTGATGTTCAGCAAGTCTGTTTTTGGCAAAAGGATTAAGGTATAGGTATCGTTTGTCCCCTCTCCTAATTTTACATTAAAATCCTTCTTTATATCCCCTAATCCTGACAGAAAATGTTGTGACAATGTTTTGTCTTCAAGAGAAAGTTTGCTGACCACCACCTGTCCTAAATCAACTTGATATATCCAGATGGTTTCACCACTACTTACTATTACATCTTTATTGGGGTGTGAATATTCCCACCGCATCATATTTGGTTTCTTGAAATATACAATCCCTTCTGCTCTCTGTGTTTCCTTTAGAGTAGTAGATGTGGTTTCCTGAATAAAACCTGCCTTCATGTCAGATATTCCGTCATATACCTTTTGAACACGGACAATAATAGAATCAATATCATCTGCTGCTGCTGCATTGTAAGGTAACAAGAAAATCAAAGGTGACATCAAGAATAAAATAAAATAATGCATATAACCTGCCTCGTTTTTTATCTTTCAAAAAATGCAACTGTATTTTTCGGGTTAATGTGGTGATGATACAATAAATGTGCATACCTGTCAAATTTGAAGGCTGAAAGAATCTTTCATGGATTTTGGCGCCACTTGACTTTACAGCGGCAATGGTGCAAATTGTATATGTGCAAAAACTACAGAAGGCGATAAACCTGTTTGACAATTATTACGATATGATGGCTGATAAGGTCAGGATGGATGCCTATGAAAAGGCTATCTCAAAGACTGTCAAGGAGGGAGATGTTGTCCTTGATTTAGGGTGCGGGCTGGGTATTTTAAGTTTCCTTGCAATCAAGACTGGTGCGAAAAAGGTTTATGCTGTTGAAAAAACGGATTCAATAAATCTGGCAAAAGAGGTTGCAAGAATAAACAAAATAGATGACAGGATAGTCTTTATTGAAGGTGTTTCAAAGGAGATTACACTTCCTGAAAAGGTGGATGTGATAATTTCAGAAACACTTGGCAGTTTTGCAGTTGAGGAAAATACCCTTGAATTCACGATAGATGCAAGGGAAAGGTTTTTAAAAGAAGACGGCAGGATGATTCCAGAGGCTTTGAAACTCTATCTTGTGCCTGTGGAAAATAAAAACATCTATAAAAAGACGGCATTCTGGAAGGATGTGGCAGGCTTTGATTTTTCTTATGCAA
Encoded here:
- the proB gene encoding glutamate 5-kinase, which produces MDKANLRKNIINKATRIIIKVGSAVLAGSHHEGLDSRVFHSLAKGVSDIKKSGRDVVIVSSGAIAIGMKKMGLHEKPKTISEKQAIASIGQVSLMSMYEKAFAPLNKKVAQILLTHDDIADKKRFQNARHTIKTLFNYGIIPIINENDTVAVEEIKFGDNDNLAALVTHLVDADLLVILTDTDGLYDKDPKHDRTAVFIPFVDDIDSLTVKTLGASGKFGTGGFASKVSAAKKALDFGVPTLIVNGNDKEILGKVFDGKEVGTFFMARGKG
- a CDS encoding 50S ribosomal protein L11 methyltransferase, producing MAPLDFTAAMVQIVYVQKLQKAINLFDNYYDMMADKVRMDAYEKAISKTVKEGDVVLDLGCGLGILSFLAIKTGAKKVYAVEKTDSINLAKEVARINKIDDRIVFIEGVSKEITLPEKVDVIISETLGSFAVEENTLEFTIDARERFLKEDGRMIPEALKLYLVPVENKNIYKKTAFWKDVAGFDFSYAKDEFTKRLLIEDISKKDFLSKPEVYKGIDLIEINEKSINEKIVFEFSRDGTIHGFAGWFEALLTDDVLIDTSPSSERTHWRQAFFPIKEPIKIEKGNYIIIDMKVMPMGEDKDHTVINYDYFCSQTGGDDMQDKGKIGRNDPCPCGSGKKYKKCCLPLESKVDIKGMVEEGFGIDLKKLEEMRKVK
- the lolA gene encoding outer membrane lipoprotein chaperone LolA, with the protein product MIFLLPYNAAAADDIDSIIVRVQKVYDGISDMKAGFIQETTSTTLKETQRAEGIVYFKKPNMMRWEYSHPNKDVIVSSGETIWIYQVDLGQVVVSKLSLEDKTLSQHFLSGLGDIKKDFNVKLGEGTNDTYTLILLPKTDLLNIKKIHLIIDKKTAFVKSTKSFDPFGNTASVRFIDASYNVNLKNALFNFDVPKGVRVVTPQ